One genomic region from Halobacteriovorax vibrionivorans encodes:
- a CDS encoding ribonuclease J: MSKLTISPLGGVGQIGSNATLISYEETNIIIDAGILFPSEDCFDINYLIPDLSDVKLKISNIIISHGHEDHIGAISHYIEKFPEAQIHAPKFAKELIEDKLNYLDLSKKIHRLDDTLIIDKIEINAVHVNHSIPNTKGLHLGIKEIDTGILFISDFKSDFNCPYEGPIDLEQMKSLARKYTNRISMLDSTNITSSALRTTSESELKSDLSKFIKDAPGRVFITCFASNIHRIQTIFDIAKEQNLKVITYGRSLLKYTRIASECEIFDDHGLIREVESVQDLSKKQIIICSGSQGEFRGTVKRISSGNDKFFKVNEKDTFIFSSKAIPGNEKKLAFLYNELTSSGAEVITNANGLIHASGHPGKEDLKDVYEAYLPTIAIPIHGETYFIRKHIEFLNTILPKSKALEIANRDVVTIFANGEVKLNKTEEVPPILIHGNRIEIEREKISERRKMATLGSVFISIANNSIKKASGRVHITALGIPYEEDQLNQLKELCFNLYQEKGTLDQRSEKIRIATRRYFQNILGYRPLAIVHIC; the protein is encoded by the coding sequence ATGTCAAAATTAACAATCTCTCCACTTGGTGGTGTTGGACAAATTGGATCAAATGCAACTCTGATATCTTATGAAGAAACAAATATCATCATTGATGCAGGAATCCTCTTTCCTTCAGAAGATTGCTTTGACATTAATTATTTAATCCCTGATCTCTCTGACGTAAAATTAAAAATTTCAAATATTATTATTTCACATGGACACGAGGATCACATTGGTGCGATTTCTCACTATATAGAAAAATTTCCTGAGGCCCAAATACACGCACCAAAATTTGCCAAAGAATTGATTGAAGATAAGTTAAATTATCTCGATCTCTCAAAAAAAATCCATCGTTTAGATGACACATTAATTATTGATAAAATAGAAATAAATGCAGTCCACGTTAATCACTCTATTCCAAATACAAAAGGACTACATCTTGGAATTAAAGAGATCGATACTGGCATTCTTTTTATTTCTGATTTCAAAAGTGACTTCAACTGCCCATACGAAGGTCCTATTGATCTGGAACAAATGAAATCACTAGCAAGAAAGTATACCAATAGAATTTCAATGCTTGATTCTACAAATATAACGAGCTCTGCCTTAAGAACGACTTCAGAATCTGAGTTAAAAAGCGATCTTTCTAAGTTTATAAAAGATGCACCAGGAAGAGTCTTTATCACCTGCTTTGCTTCAAATATTCATCGTATTCAAACAATATTTGATATCGCCAAAGAACAAAACCTTAAAGTTATCACTTATGGCCGATCATTATTAAAATACACTCGAATTGCTAGTGAATGTGAAATCTTTGATGATCATGGGCTTATTAGAGAAGTTGAAAGCGTACAAGACCTCTCAAAGAAACAGATTATAATCTGCTCAGGTAGCCAAGGTGAGTTTAGAGGTACTGTTAAACGAATCTCAAGTGGTAACGATAAGTTTTTTAAAGTGAATGAAAAAGATACATTCATTTTCAGTTCAAAAGCAATTCCTGGAAATGAAAAGAAACTTGCCTTTCTTTATAACGAACTAACAAGTTCTGGTGCAGAAGTTATAACTAATGCCAATGGTTTAATTCACGCCTCTGGTCACCCTGGAAAAGAAGACTTAAAAGACGTTTACGAAGCATATCTGCCAACGATCGCAATCCCCATTCACGGTGAAACTTATTTTATAAGAAAGCATATTGAATTTTTAAATACGATTCTTCCAAAATCTAAAGCTCTTGAGATTGCTAATCGTGATGTTGTAACGATATTTGCAAATGGAGAAGTTAAACTTAATAAAACTGAAGAAGTACCACCAATATTAATTCATGGTAATCGAATTGAAATCGAGCGCGAAAAAATCTCAGAAAGAAGAAAGATGGCAACCCTAGGCTCTGTCTTTATTTCAATTGCTAATAACAGTATAAAGAAAGCAAGCGGAAGAGTTCATATCACGGCACTTGGAATACCATACGAAGAAGATCAACTTAACCAACTTAAAGAATTATGCTTTAACCTCTATCAAGAAAAAGGCACTCTCGATCAACGATCAGAGAAAATCAGGATTGCGACACG
- the udk gene encoding uridine kinase, whose protein sequence is MKLIGITGGSGSGKTTFASKVISKLPQEKVSMLSMDSYYLPEQPKEYYTKSGRPNYDHPKAFDWDLLQEHIVQLKEGQSIEVPNYDFKTSRRLDKTTTLTPTPVILFEGIFTLFNQIIRDQLDIKCFLHVEADIRFTRRLNRDVAERGRSLESVINQYYDSVRPMYEKFLAPQRQHADFIVGEETDVASEILSARLLQFIDQNKEFELLLNSTKGN, encoded by the coding sequence ATGAAGCTAATTGGGATCACAGGCGGATCAGGCTCGGGTAAAACAACGTTTGCCTCTAAAGTTATTTCAAAACTTCCTCAAGAAAAAGTGTCCATGTTATCTATGGACTCATATTACTTACCAGAACAACCAAAAGAGTATTATACAAAATCAGGGCGTCCAAATTACGACCATCCCAAAGCTTTTGATTGGGATCTTTTACAAGAACACATTGTCCAACTAAAAGAAGGACAATCAATTGAAGTTCCAAACTATGATTTTAAAACAAGTCGAAGACTTGATAAAACAACTACATTAACACCTACTCCCGTTATTTTATTTGAGGGTATCTTCACACTTTTCAATCAAATCATTCGCGATCAATTAGATATAAAGTGCTTTCTACATGTTGAAGCAGATATAAGATTCACACGTCGTCTTAACCGAGATGTAGCGGAACGTGGCCGAAGCCTTGAAAGTGTTATTAATCAATACTACGATAGTGTTAGGCCAATGTATGAAAAGTTTCTGGCACCTCAACGACAACACGCTGACTTTATAGTCGGTGAAGAAACTGATGTTGCATCAGAGATCTTATCTGCACGCCTCTTACAATTTATTGATCAAAATAAAGAGTTTGAACTTTTACTAAATTCGACAAAAGGCAATTAA
- a CDS encoding ABC transporter substrate-binding protein, translated as MPRYLLISLFFIVTSIVYADPLKIAISSSPNSLSPFFSTDANSQNINRLVNGSLIDFDINMKPICQLCESYEEFRTIDSYKIRFKLKENIYFSNGEKITARSVKQSHYYFTETEKIKSIFRFAFSNITEVKILDKYTFELIYKSYGLDHLPNLVLFKIIQIPNYKTLDQVELNDIVGAGDYRITDIKPLQIDLKSNIEGRQDLSFVVVKDETTLALKLVKGEIDLSVSNISPRKVNYLINKGSVKVKKVLGTDYNYIGLNQRKEQLQNLKVRKALSHLIPREKIIKYKFKNYAVASNGLFAKSFEKFYLDSPVDNYDPAKAKSLFIEAGYKHNNGFWYNGDGKKFKITFKTSSNKFQQELVTIIRNEFVDFGIDIQIVPQEWGTFLRGIKRGEYDLYLGRWVGFTGQDMLKFAFHSENMAPKGANRVFFDNKEFDSLIAQAEDTINKSKEIEIYKKANSVVNREYPYISLWHPDVIWVMNKCIHLDQVYPNGNFLVLKEIKNVCKN; from the coding sequence ATGCCAAGATATCTGCTAATATCCCTATTTTTTATCGTAACTTCAATAGTTTACGCAGACCCATTGAAGATCGCTATTTCCTCTTCTCCAAATAGTTTAAGCCCATTTTTTTCTACTGATGCAAATTCGCAAAACATTAATCGCCTGGTTAATGGTTCATTGATAGATTTTGATATTAATATGAAGCCAATTTGCCAGCTTTGTGAAAGTTACGAAGAATTTAGAACAATCGATAGTTATAAGATCCGTTTTAAGCTCAAGGAAAATATTTATTTCTCAAATGGTGAGAAAATAACGGCAAGAAGTGTTAAGCAATCTCATTACTACTTCACTGAGACTGAAAAAATTAAATCGATATTTCGATTTGCTTTTTCAAATATTACAGAAGTTAAGATTTTAGATAAATATACATTTGAATTAATATACAAATCATATGGCCTTGATCATTTACCAAATCTTGTGCTTTTTAAGATAATACAGATACCTAATTATAAAACCTTAGACCAGGTTGAATTAAACGATATCGTAGGTGCAGGTGATTATCGAATTACCGATATTAAACCACTTCAAATAGACTTAAAGTCGAATATAGAAGGACGCCAAGACTTAAGCTTTGTGGTTGTTAAAGACGAAACGACACTTGCGCTTAAATTAGTAAAGGGTGAAATTGACTTATCTGTATCAAATATTTCACCACGTAAGGTAAATTATTTAATCAATAAAGGTAGTGTGAAGGTTAAAAAGGTTCTAGGTACAGATTATAATTATATTGGTCTAAATCAGCGCAAGGAACAATTACAAAATCTTAAGGTTAGAAAGGCATTAAGCCATTTAATACCTCGTGAAAAGATTATTAAGTATAAGTTTAAAAACTACGCAGTCGCTTCAAATGGTTTATTTGCTAAGTCTTTTGAGAAGTTCTATTTAGATTCTCCTGTTGATAATTATGACCCGGCCAAAGCTAAGTCTTTGTTTATTGAAGCAGGTTATAAGCATAACAATGGTTTCTGGTATAATGGTGATGGTAAGAAGTTTAAGATTACTTTTAAAACGAGTAGTAATAAGTTTCAACAAGAGTTAGTTACAATCATTAGAAATGAATTCGTCGACTTTGGAATTGATATCCAAATTGTTCCTCAGGAATGGGGGACATTTCTTAGAGGAATAAAACGTGGTGAATACGATCTCTACCTTGGACGTTGGGTCGGATTTACTGGTCAAGATATGCTTAAATTTGCTTTTCACTCTGAAAATATGGCACCGAAAGGGGCAAATCGTGTTTTCTTTGATAATAAAGAGTTCGATAGTTTAATTGCTCAAGCGGAAGATACTATTAATAAAAGCAAAGAAATTGAAATTTATAAGAAAGCAAATTCTGTCGTTAATAGAGAATACCCTTATATAAGTTTATGGCATCCAGACGTTATTTGGGTCATGAATAAGTGTATTCATCTTGATCAGGTATATCCAAACGGAAACTTTCTAGTTCTAAAGGAAATTAAAAATGTCTGTAAAAACTGA
- a CDS encoding 50S ribosomal protein L11 methyltransferase, translating into MSVKTEVFKIVTIEFKTSSQCEEVNKIALNDFEVDGIEEFSMEEERVDEILGERAYSGGDVPESVIDEVVDISANEDVKKFNYFFFQGDISRAEEFAKALDQMDLSYEIKEEEYSDWNEVWKKHYAPIEVTDELSVIPEWFKEDDYKTNDNNIYIIPGMGFGTGEHETTYLCLKHYMAVKDDFKDKDLCLDFGCGSGILGIGAVKKNNMLVDFVDIDPAALDNCHENLKLNLVEDRLNGHRLIARKRFSVDDKYKLVFANILKHVLLSEKDLLLESLDDGAYLILSGILNEQVDDILEEYKSLKKIDVLSKGDWSAILMKKD; encoded by the coding sequence ATGTCTGTAAAAACTGAAGTTTTTAAAATTGTGACAATTGAGTTTAAAACAAGTTCTCAATGTGAGGAAGTTAACAAAATCGCTCTGAATGATTTCGAAGTTGATGGTATTGAAGAATTCTCAATGGAAGAAGAGAGAGTAGATGAGATCCTAGGGGAAAGAGCATACTCTGGTGGTGATGTACCTGAATCAGTAATTGATGAAGTCGTAGATATTTCTGCAAATGAAGATGTGAAAAAGTTTAATTACTTCTTTTTCCAAGGTGACATCTCTAGAGCAGAGGAGTTTGCAAAAGCTCTAGATCAAATGGACCTTTCTTATGAAATAAAAGAAGAAGAATATTCAGATTGGAATGAAGTTTGGAAAAAGCACTATGCACCGATTGAAGTTACAGATGAGTTGAGTGTCATTCCAGAGTGGTTTAAGGAAGATGATTATAAAACAAATGATAACAATATTTATATAATCCCTGGGATGGGATTTGGTACTGGTGAGCATGAGACAACATATTTATGCTTAAAGCACTATATGGCCGTGAAAGATGATTTCAAAGATAAGGATCTTTGCCTTGATTTTGGTTGTGGTTCAGGGATCTTGGGTATAGGTGCAGTTAAAAAGAATAATATGTTGGTGGACTTTGTCGATATTGATCCAGCGGCCCTCGATAATTGTCATGAAAATTTAAAATTAAATCTCGTTGAAGATCGGTTAAATGGACATCGCCTTATTGCTAGAAAACGTTTTAGTGTAGATGATAAATATAAGTTAGTTTTTGCTAATATTTTAAAACATGTCTTGTTGTCTGAGAAAGATCTCCTTCTGGAGTCTCTCGATGATGGAGCTTATCTAATCTTATCTGGAATTTTAAACGAACAAGTTGATGATATTCTTGAAGAGTACAAGAGCTTGAAAAAAATTGATGTACTTTCTAAAGGGGATTGGTCTGCCATCTTAATGAAAAAAGATTAA
- a CDS encoding RsmE family RNA methyltransferase encodes MRAIYTRDDLSPSIDGILRINDDRSHHLIKVARVKNGDEVLILDGQGGRYLSEVINCTKREVSLKVKSFDKEERYSNIDLALGLPKREAFESAIKNATQVGISAIYPFRAEYSQWSIKNFSRVETVIESALIQSNNCYFPKINEEVNSLDALFEIFSSYDYIFLTTLSDAANTTKEATNLRNKKILIIIGPEGGLSPKEEELVLKQSNVFGLKLSTPILKTETAVPTIVGYILGKFDVK; translated from the coding sequence ATGCGTGCGATTTACACAAGAGACGATTTATCACCATCTATTGATGGAATATTGAGAATAAATGATGATCGAAGCCATCATTTAATTAAAGTTGCGCGTGTAAAAAATGGGGATGAAGTACTAATCCTTGATGGTCAAGGTGGCCGTTATCTTAGTGAAGTTATTAATTGTACTAAGAGAGAGGTTTCACTTAAGGTGAAGTCTTTTGATAAGGAAGAGAGATATTCAAATATTGATTTGGCCCTTGGTCTACCCAAAAGAGAAGCTTTTGAAAGTGCAATCAAGAATGCTACACAAGTTGGTATTAGTGCAATCTACCCATTTCGTGCAGAGTATTCTCAGTGGTCAATTAAAAACTTTTCTAGAGTTGAAACGGTCATAGAAAGTGCTCTTATACAATCAAATAACTGTTACTTCCCAAAGATAAATGAAGAAGTTAATAGTTTAGATGCGCTATTTGAGATTTTTAGCAGTTATGACTATATCTTTCTGACCACACTTTCTGATGCAGCAAATACAACTAAAGAAGCAACTAATTTAAGAAATAAAAAAATATTAATTATTATTGGACCAGAAGGTGGACTTTCACCCAAAGAAGAAGAACTTGTATTAAAACAAAGTAATGTTTTTGGTTTAAAGTTGTCGACACCAATTTTAAAAACAGAGACTGCGGTACCAACAATTGTTGGATACATACTCGGAAAATTTGATGTTAAATAA
- a CDS encoding RDD family protein: MNIDTELLNKNKYNSMNINNLDDIDNFDIEDIPFKPINEGLGFHHGQKEKRTLKQTRVEVTPTQAHVNNFNKVLGREKEMSVPSELEAFYRKGQESDIPQVNREIEIKSKSKEVSIVRRFFSYVIDMSVSTVIFAVIISSMFFMTSIPLESFVSLTLKNSSYRYLIALFVLIHLIYRITSVYRPTLGQYICGVKPKQSNEAAFNTIIERTLFEFLSIPLLGIPYIFGLDKKFFGNNLKKNK, from the coding sequence ATGAATATTGATACTGAACTACTAAATAAAAATAAGTACAACTCAATGAATATAAATAATTTAGATGATATCGATAACTTCGATATAGAAGACATTCCATTTAAACCAATAAATGAAGGCCTAGGTTTTCATCATGGGCAAAAAGAGAAGAGAACTCTTAAGCAAACACGTGTTGAAGTTACACCTACGCAAGCTCATGTAAACAATTTTAATAAGGTCTTAGGTCGAGAAAAGGAAATGAGTGTTCCATCTGAATTGGAAGCTTTTTACCGTAAAGGACAAGAGTCTGATATCCCTCAAGTTAATCGTGAAATTGAAATTAAAAGTAAATCGAAGGAAGTTTCTATCGTTAGAAGGTTCTTCTCTTATGTAATTGACATGAGTGTATCGACAGTGATCTTTGCTGTTATTATTTCTTCAATGTTCTTCATGACATCAATTCCATTAGAATCTTTTGTTTCATTAACACTTAAAAACTCTAGCTACCGTTATTTGATCGCTCTATTTGTTTTAATTCACTTAATTTATAGAATCACTTCTGTTTATCGACCGACTCTTGGTCAATATATTTGTGGTGTTAAGCCAAAGCAATCAAATGAAGCAGCTTTTAATACGATAATTGAAAGAACGCTATTTGAGTTTTTATCAATACCTCTTCTTGGAATTCCATATATCTTTGGACTGGATAAGAAGTTCTTTGGTAACAACCTAAAGAAGAATAAGTAA
- the rfaE2 gene encoding D-glycero-beta-D-manno-heptose 1-phosphate adenylyltransferase, which produces MSYEDAKDYVNKHFKDKKVVFTNGCFDILHRGHLMYLNEARALGDELIIGLNSDASVKRLKGDDRPVNNEDDRLYMLENLKAVSKVFIFEEDTPYDLIKAVEPNILVKGGDWAVDQIVGHDIVTGNGGKVLSLNFEDGYSTTNLISRIQGRS; this is translated from the coding sequence ATGAGTTACGAAGACGCTAAAGATTATGTAAATAAACATTTCAAAGACAAGAAGGTTGTTTTTACTAATGGATGTTTCGATATTCTTCATCGAGGTCATTTAATGTATTTAAATGAAGCTCGAGCGCTAGGCGATGAGCTTATTATAGGATTAAATTCAGATGCTAGTGTAAAACGTCTTAAAGGTGATGATCGTCCTGTTAATAATGAAGATGACCGTCTTTATATGCTTGAAAATCTAAAGGCCGTAAGTAAGGTTTTTATTTTTGAAGAAGATACTCCTTATGATCTCATAAAAGCAGTAGAACCAAACATTTTAGTTAAAGGTGGCGATTGGGCCGTTGATCAAATTGTTGGACACGATATTGTGACTGGCAATGGTGGTAAGGTTCTAAGCTTAAACTTTGAAGATGGTTACTCAACGACTAATCTAATTTCAAGAATTCAAGGCCGCTCATAG